Proteins encoded by one window of Halobaculum halobium:
- a CDS encoding NUDIX domain-containing protein, which translates to MAHVVTAFLRNRGEVLLVRRGDAVGTYSGRWGGVSGYVEGDPDDPVEDALREVREETGIREGGLTLVRRGEPVAVDDAEGPFTVHPFLFDCDTRAVEPNEELAAWEWVQPPAMLDRETVPRLWDAYRAVGPTAETVAADRTHGSASVSLRALEALRDEAADTALAGERGTADSDGWERVADTARSLRDGRPGMTALATRVNRVLHEAARTPASVRDRTIRAVDAAADADDRAAREAAALLADCGDDGESPAVLTLSRSGTVAAALEPLDGPVFVAESEPGGEGRDVAASLAADGDEDRAVTLLPDSAVASLLADGRVDAALVGTDAVFSDGGVANKVGTRGLALAAVREGVPVYAATARDKVVPTGSEFHPEAAPFEAADGVTTYAPLFDRTPADCVTVVTEDGPLDAETVRAVAEEHRALAAWDRDDDRAAAGDDGKE; encoded by the coding sequence ATGGCACACGTCGTCACCGCCTTCCTCCGCAACCGCGGCGAGGTGCTGCTCGTGCGCCGGGGCGACGCCGTCGGCACCTACTCGGGGCGCTGGGGTGGCGTCTCGGGGTACGTCGAGGGCGACCCCGACGACCCCGTCGAGGACGCCCTCCGGGAGGTGCGCGAGGAGACAGGGATCCGGGAGGGCGGCCTGACGCTCGTTCGCCGCGGCGAGCCGGTCGCCGTCGACGACGCCGAGGGGCCGTTCACCGTCCACCCGTTCCTGTTCGACTGCGACACGCGGGCGGTGGAGCCGAACGAGGAGCTTGCGGCATGGGAGTGGGTCCAGCCACCCGCGATGCTTGACCGGGAGACGGTGCCGCGGCTGTGGGACGCCTACCGTGCCGTCGGCCCGACCGCCGAGACGGTCGCGGCCGACCGAACACACGGCTCCGCGTCCGTGTCGCTGCGCGCGCTGGAGGCGCTGCGCGACGAGGCGGCCGACACGGCGCTCGCGGGCGAACGGGGGACCGCCGACAGCGACGGCTGGGAGCGCGTCGCCGACACGGCCCGGTCTCTCCGGGACGGCCGACCGGGGATGACCGCGCTCGCGACGCGAGTGAACCGCGTGCTGCACGAGGCGGCGCGGACGCCGGCATCGGTCCGGGACCGCACGATCCGGGCAGTCGACGCGGCCGCGGACGCCGACGACCGCGCGGCGCGAGAGGCGGCCGCGTTGCTGGCCGACTGCGGGGACGACGGCGAGTCGCCGGCGGTGCTTACGCTGTCGCGCTCGGGCACCGTCGCCGCGGCGCTGGAACCCCTCGACGGCCCGGTGTTCGTCGCCGAATCGGAGCCGGGCGGCGAGGGACGGGACGTGGCCGCGTCGCTGGCGGCGGACGGCGACGAGGATCGTGCAGTCACCCTGCTCCCCGACTCGGCGGTCGCGTCGCTGCTCGCCGACGGCCGCGTCGACGCCGCGCTCGTCGGCACGGACGCGGTGTTCTCGGACGGCGGCGTCGCAAACAAGGTCGGCACCCGCGGGCTGGCACTGGCGGCCGTCCGCGAGGGCGTGCCGGTATACGCGGCGACCGCACGCGACAAGGTGGTTCCCACCGGGTCGGAGTTTCACCCGGAAGCGGCCCCGTTCGAAGCAGCGGATGGCGTGACGACGTATGCGCCGCTGTTCGACCGGACGCCGGCCGACTGCGTGACCGTCGTGACCGAGGACGGCCCGCTCGATGCCGAGACGGTGCGTGCGGTGGCCGAGGAGCACCGCGCGCTGGCGGCGTGGGACCGCGACGACGATCGCGCCGCCGCCGGCGACGATGGGAAGGAGTGA
- a CDS encoding DUF5787 family protein, which produces MEFGFELALCAHLERGTDWVLARQLGGAVAAPGSRVVDVVGLVPGPEFDERARITDRTIPPKAVESTASVGEAVPVAEAVDAHPDRARGIVDDAVDCGFFTEERRGGTRSVRKATRYPDNWVDELVAIENKPDLGRPGDLRRQLRVDASLALFDRVVLATESHVTGAHLNRIPEAVGVWRFRPGSGEREVIREATPLDADGPGVELLAEHPGRADVALVSAAEKARKRRRIAERAYGKGWRTYEFPTCGNCEATADGQPHCDHFGRVVDPASDCGESCRGWTAGEAAADGDDFAALRDERTPWERDPPGVARRQTGLDRFG; this is translated from the coding sequence ATGGAGTTCGGCTTCGAGCTGGCGCTTTGTGCCCACCTCGAACGCGGGACCGACTGGGTGCTCGCGCGCCAGCTCGGCGGCGCCGTCGCCGCCCCAGGAAGCCGCGTCGTCGACGTGGTCGGGCTCGTCCCCGGCCCGGAATTCGACGAACGCGCCCGAATCACCGACCGAACGATCCCGCCGAAAGCGGTGGAATCGACGGCGAGCGTCGGCGAGGCGGTGCCGGTCGCGGAGGCCGTCGACGCCCATCCCGACCGCGCGCGCGGCATCGTCGACGACGCCGTCGACTGCGGCTTCTTCACCGAGGAGCGCCGCGGCGGGACGCGCTCCGTCCGCAAGGCGACGCGCTACCCCGACAACTGGGTGGACGAACTCGTCGCCATCGAGAACAAGCCCGACCTCGGGCGGCCCGGCGACCTCCGGCGACAGCTTCGGGTCGACGCGAGCCTCGCGCTGTTCGACCGCGTCGTGCTCGCCACCGAGAGCCACGTCACCGGCGCGCATCTGAACCGGATCCCCGAAGCGGTCGGCGTCTGGCGGTTCCGTCCCGGTTCGGGCGAGCGCGAGGTGATCCGCGAGGCAACGCCGCTCGACGCCGACGGCCCGGGCGTGGAGTTGCTCGCCGAACATCCCGGCCGCGCGGACGTAGCGCTCGTGAGCGCCGCCGAGAAGGCCCGCAAGCGCCGGCGAATCGCCGAGCGGGCCTACGGGAAGGGCTGGCGGACGTACGAGTTTCCGACCTGCGGCAACTGCGAGGCGACCGCCGACGGGCAGCCCCACTGCGATCACTTCGGCCGCGTCGTCGACCCCGCGAGCGACTGCGGGGAGTCGTGCCGCGGGTGGACGGCCGGCGAGGCGGCCGCCGACGGCGACGACTTCGCGGCGCTGCGCGACGAGCGGACGCCGTGGGAGCGCGACCCGCCGGGAGTGGCCCGGCGACAGACCGGATTAGACCGGTTCGGCTGA
- a CDS encoding PQQ-dependent sugar dehydrogenase, which translates to MSNDWSRRRTLAVAGAALLAGCSGSSPSDEPTDGDPTAGTTSGTPTPEPTPVPEPDASFTPEEWSAPTDAPASDPERTVLVENLEVPWDISVAGNGDVFVTERVGRVSRVAGGDLDTVFSPADAIDAGSIAAEPQEQQWWVEGGEGGTLGVAVHPDYPDVEVLYVYYTASVGDDERINRVSRFDLSADDPAATERVVVGDMAANNFHNGGRIAFGPRGYLWITTGDAGEEALAADPGALPGSVLRVTVNGEPAPDNPDIDGGDPRVFSYGHRNPQGLVWLPDGTPVATEHGPAGRDEVNRLVPGGFYGWPDARRAEEYRGLPEDSDVRRPLANTGGSTWAPTGALFYTGDAVPSWRNRLIVGGLGSQQLIVVTLSPPETELPPLGDRGRRFDADWLDDAYTATAHPMLTDVLGRIRHVEQGTDGELYAITSNRDGRSSEQFPKENHDVLVKLEASE; encoded by the coding sequence ATGTCGAACGATTGGTCCCGCCGCCGGACGCTCGCGGTCGCCGGTGCGGCGCTGCTGGCCGGCTGTAGCGGCTCGTCACCCTCCGACGAGCCCACCGACGGCGACCCGACCGCCGGAACGACGAGCGGAACGCCGACGCCGGAGCCGACGCCCGTCCCCGAGCCCGACGCGTCGTTCACGCCCGAGGAGTGGAGTGCACCGACCGACGCGCCCGCGAGCGACCCGGAGCGAACCGTCTTGGTCGAGAACCTGGAGGTGCCGTGGGACATCTCGGTCGCCGGCAACGGCGACGTGTTCGTCACCGAGCGCGTCGGCCGCGTCAGCCGCGTCGCCGGCGGCGACCTCGACACGGTATTTTCACCCGCCGACGCGATCGACGCCGGCTCGATCGCCGCCGAGCCGCAAGAACAGCAGTGGTGGGTCGAGGGCGGCGAGGGCGGCACCCTCGGCGTCGCGGTCCATCCGGACTACCCGGACGTGGAGGTGCTCTACGTCTACTACACCGCGAGTGTCGGCGACGACGAACGGATCAACCGCGTCTCGCGGTTCGACCTCTCGGCCGACGACCCCGCGGCGACCGAGCGCGTCGTCGTCGGCGACATGGCCGCCAACAACTTCCACAACGGCGGCCGGATCGCCTTCGGCCCCCGCGGGTACCTGTGGATCACCACCGGCGACGCCGGCGAGGAGGCGCTGGCGGCCGACCCCGGGGCGCTTCCGGGGTCGGTGCTGCGCGTCACCGTCAACGGGGAGCCCGCGCCAGACAACCCCGACATCGACGGCGGCGACCCGCGGGTGTTCTCCTACGGCCACCGCAACCCGCAGGGGCTCGTCTGGCTCCCCGACGGCACGCCCGTCGCGACCGAGCACGGCCCCGCCGGTCGCGACGAGGTCAACCGGCTGGTCCCGGGCGGCTTCTACGGCTGGCCGGACGCCCGGAGGGCCGAGGAGTACCGCGGTCTGCCCGAGGACAGCGACGTGCGGCGCCCGCTCGCCAACACCGGCGGGAGCACGTGGGCGCCGACCGGCGCGCTGTTCTACACCGGCGACGCCGTCCCCTCGTGGCGCAACCGCCTGATCGTCGGCGGGCTGGGCAGCCAGCAGCTGATCGTGGTCACGCTGTCGCCGCCCGAGACGGAGCTACCGCCGCTTGGCGACCGAGGTCGCCGGTTCGACGCCGACTGGCTCGACGACGCCTACACTGCCACCGCCCACCCGATGTTGACGGACGTGCTCGGCCGGATCCGCCACGTCGAGCAGGGCACCGACGGCGAGCTGTACGCGATCACCTCGAACCGCGACGGCCGCTCCAGCGAGCAGTTCCCGAAGGAGAACCACGACGTGCTCGTGAAACTGGAGGCGAGCGAATGA
- a CDS encoding 5,10-methylenetetrahydromethanopterin reductase: protein MLGIELAPEHPVDRMVELGTLAEDAGFDSLFVSHHYNNRDAFSVLSQLATATDTARLGPGVVNPLEFHPATLASKVATLDEASGGRAVFGIGPGDPSTLRNLGFADERGLRPVLEAFKTAQKLWAGERVEGASTFDAADAGLNYEPPQGADIPVYVGGEGPHMCRMAGKHADGLLFNGSHPDDLAWAREQVAQGEADRPDSRGEFDLAAYAAVSVAEDAEAARDAARPPVAFIAAGAAPPVLKRHGIDAGLAGDIGDRISAGEFSEAFDLVTPEMVDAFCMAGDADAVAERMTAVLDHADSLVVGSPLGPDLDDAIELAAEAAARATE from the coding sequence ATGCTCGGCATCGAACTCGCGCCCGAACACCCGGTCGACCGGATGGTCGAACTGGGAACGCTCGCGGAGGACGCCGGCTTCGACTCGCTGTTCGTCTCTCACCACTACAACAACCGCGACGCGTTCTCCGTGCTCTCGCAGTTGGCGACGGCGACCGACACCGCCCGCCTCGGCCCGGGCGTCGTGAACCCGCTGGAGTTCCACCCGGCGACGCTCGCCTCGAAGGTGGCGACGCTCGACGAGGCCAGCGGCGGCCGCGCGGTCTTCGGTATTGGCCCGGGCGACCCCTCCACCCTCCGGAATCTGGGTTTCGCTGACGAGCGCGGGCTCCGTCCCGTACTGGAGGCGTTCAAGACAGCACAGAAGCTGTGGGCGGGCGAGCGCGTCGAAGGCGCCTCCACCTTCGACGCCGCCGACGCGGGCCTGAACTACGAGCCGCCGCAGGGCGCCGACATCCCGGTGTACGTCGGCGGCGAGGGGCCGCACATGTGCCGGATGGCGGGCAAGCACGCCGACGGCCTGCTGTTCAACGGCTCGCACCCCGACGACCTCGCGTGGGCGCGCGAGCAGGTCGCGCAGGGTGAGGCCGACCGGCCGGACTCGCGTGGGGAGTTCGATCTCGCGGCCTACGCCGCCGTCAGCGTCGCCGAAGACGCCGAGGCGGCACGGGACGCCGCCCGTCCGCCGGTGGCGTTCATCGCCGCCGGCGCCGCCCCGCCCGTGCTGAAGCGACACGGGATCGACGCCGGTCTCGCAGGCGACATCGGTGACCGCATCTCCGCCGGTGAGTTCTCCGAGGCGTTCGACCTCGTCACCCCCGAGATGGTCGATGCGTTCTGCATGGCGGGCGACGCCGACGCCGTCGCCGAGCGAATGACCGCGGTGCTGGACCACGCCGACTCGCTGGTCGTCGGTTCGCCGCTGGGGCCGGATCTCGACGACGCGATCGAACTGGCGGCCGAGGCCGCGGCTCGCGCGACGGAGTAG
- a CDS encoding DUF6517 family protein, whose amino-acid sequence MDRRRFLAGAVAAGVGGLAGCGTASGSVRAPSLPEERLDEGGWERTRADTEEVLSRTVAGVDVTATAVTRVYDDAALRAEVSDKTMGALDAPLSNVFASRIAFSPNLADIPLESAQEELAARAGDVARGQFESQLSSAGLTDIAASDAGTLTVATGEDASLTEYSAAFAFDSLSFDVRGETVAIEGGSVAVEGLLASWVHDGGLLIAGGAYPAENVVRTVDQELSEAITVTVDVDLGLTPDAYREEVRGIVTRVA is encoded by the coding sequence ATGGACAGACGACGATTCCTCGCCGGCGCCGTCGCCGCCGGGGTCGGCGGGCTGGCGGGCTGCGGAACCGCGTCGGGGAGCGTCCGGGCGCCGTCGCTGCCGGAGGAGCGGCTCGACGAGGGGGGATGGGAGCGAACGCGGGCCGACACCGAGGAGGTGCTCTCGCGGACGGTCGCCGGCGTCGATGTGACCGCGACGGCGGTCACCCGCGTGTACGACGACGCGGCGCTGCGCGCCGAGGTGTCGGACAAGACGATGGGCGCGCTCGACGCGCCGCTGTCGAACGTCTTCGCCAGCAGGATCGCCTTCTCGCCGAACCTTGCGGACATCCCGCTAGAGTCGGCCCAGGAGGAACTCGCCGCCCGCGCGGGCGACGTGGCACGGGGCCAGTTCGAGTCGCAACTGTCGTCGGCCGGACTCACCGACATCGCTGCCAGCGACGCGGGGACGCTCACCGTCGCGACGGGCGAGGACGCTTCGCTCACCGAGTACAGCGCCGCGTTCGCGTTCGATTCGCTCTCGTTCGACGTGCGCGGCGAGACCGTCGCCATCGAGGGCGGCAGCGTCGCCGTCGAGGGGCTGCTCGCCTCGTGGGTCCACGACGGCGGGCTGCTGATCGCCGGGGGCGCGTACCCCGCGGAGAACGTCGTCCGGACCGTCGACCAGGAGCTCTCGGAGGCGATCACCGTCACGGTCGACGTGGACCTGGGCCTCACGCCCGACGCGTACCGCGAGGAGGTCCGCGGGATCGTGACGCGCGTGGCGTAA
- a CDS encoding ABC transporter permease subunit yields the protein MSLHAVVHKDFHDSIRSFTLASTTLLFVAFAAFLAAIQWVPDLYGASAANTSTLALLNSMRQPTVFMVPLIGLLIAYDTLAGEREDGSLRLLIGLPNARRHAVLGKFVGRTAVIAVAILVSYAVAGAIALATYESFDVRVFALYTVLTIGYGAVYVALATGFSAAMDSRLRALSGAGGLYALFILGWDVLLLALQLAIYGNEIPEAGLPDWFNFIGLLNPSTAFMHAVRAVVPEYEAITFYPEGSAWYLADWMGFVVLAAWAVVPLALGLWRFERADIH from the coding sequence ATGTCCCTCCACGCGGTCGTTCACAAGGACTTCCACGACTCGATCCGGTCGTTCACGCTGGCGTCGACGACCCTCCTCTTCGTCGCGTTCGCCGCGTTCCTCGCCGCGATCCAGTGGGTCCCCGATCTGTACGGTGCGAGCGCGGCGAACACGAGCACGCTGGCGCTGTTGAACAGCATGCGCCAGCCGACCGTCTTCATGGTCCCGCTTATCGGACTCCTCATCGCGTACGACACCCTCGCGGGCGAGCGCGAGGACGGCAGCCTCCGCCTCCTCATCGGCCTGCCGAACGCCAGGCGCCACGCCGTCCTCGGCAAGTTCGTCGGGCGGACCGCCGTGATCGCCGTCGCGATCCTCGTCAGTTACGCGGTCGCGGGCGCCATCGCGCTGGCGACGTACGAGTCGTTCGACGTTCGGGTGTTCGCGCTGTACACGGTCCTCACGATCGGCTACGGCGCGGTGTACGTCGCGCTCGCGACGGGATTCTCGGCGGCGATGGACTCCCGGCTCCGGGCGCTGTCGGGCGCGGGCGGGCTGTACGCCCTGTTTATTCTCGGGTGGGACGTGCTGTTGCTCGCGCTGCAGTTGGCGATCTACGGCAACGAGATCCCCGAGGCCGGACTCCCTGACTGGTTCAACTTCATCGGGCTGCTCAACCCTTCGACGGCGTTCATGCACGCCGTTCGAGCGGTCGTTCCGGAGTACGAGGCTATCACCTTCTATCCGGAGGGGAGCGCGTGGTACCTCGCCGATTGGATGGGCTTCGTCGTGCTGGCGGCGTGGGCGGTGGTCCCGCTCGCGCTCGGCCTGTGGCGGTTCGAGCGCGCGGACATTCACTAA
- a CDS encoding coenzyme F420-0:L-glutamate ligase: MELFAVPDLPEIREGDDLAALVRDRVDLRPDDVVCVASTVVSKAEGRAFDLDNFPAGPRAREIAADLAEISGDEKDPRFAQAVLEESTEVIMDAPFLLTESRFGHVGVNAGIDRSNVAGSDLLLLPKRPSESAERIREGLPVDRVLVTDTCGRPFRHGQRGVAIGWAGMPPARDWRGESDRDGRELGVTVENVADELAAAANLVAGEGDDGTPVVVVRDFEWGDHAASDAHFRDVDGDLVRQAVRGWEFDG; the protein is encoded by the coding sequence ATGGAGCTATTCGCCGTCCCCGACCTCCCCGAGATACGGGAGGGGGACGACCTCGCGGCGCTCGTCCGCGACCGGGTCGACCTCCGACCCGACGACGTGGTGTGTGTCGCCTCGACGGTCGTCTCGAAGGCCGAGGGTAGAGCGTTCGATCTGGACAACTTCCCCGCCGGCCCGCGGGCCCGGGAGATCGCCGCCGACCTCGCGGAGATCTCCGGCGACGAGAAGGATCCGCGGTTCGCGCAGGCCGTGTTGGAGGAGTCGACCGAGGTGATCATGGACGCGCCGTTCCTCCTCACCGAGTCGCGGTTCGGTCACGTCGGCGTCAACGCCGGCATCGACCGCTCGAACGTCGCGGGGAGCGACCTCCTCCTCCTTCCGAAGCGCCCCTCAGAGTCCGCCGAGCGGATCCGCGAGGGACTGCCCGTCGACCGCGTGCTTGTCACCGACACCTGCGGGCGGCCGTTCCGCCACGGGCAGCGTGGCGTCGCGATCGGCTGGGCCGGGATGCCGCCCGCCCGCGACTGGCGCGGGGAATCGGACCGCGACGGTCGCGAACTCGGGGTGACCGTCGAGAACGTCGCCGACGAACTCGCCGCCGCCGCCAACCTCGTCGCCGGCGAGGGCGACGACGGTACTCCGGTGGTCGTCGTCCGCGACTTCGAGTGGGGCGACCACGCGGCGTCCGACGCCCACTTCCGGGACGTGGACGGTGACCTCGTCCGACAGGCCGTTCGGGGGTGGGAGTTCGATGGATAA
- a CDS encoding threonine synthase: MRTTDAFVALRCIDCDERHDPSEVTHRCPDCGGITDPEYDLDRVDLTREDLESRPFDSLWRYEELLPFPRETAVSMGEGATPLVECPSLAERMGVGAVYIKDEGRNPTGTFKDRGQTGAVTAAVEHGAESIALNSAGNAGQAASAYAARAGLDSHVFLPDRAGFTQKAMTEVHGGDLRIAEGEITDAGAEYADAMEPGNEGDEAGWYSTKTFVTPYRHDVKKTMAYETIEQLDWQVPDAVVYPTGGGVGLIGMHKAALELRELGFTETDDLPGMYAAQAEGCAPVVRAFEDGAEAHEAWTDITTACNGIAVPDPGASPWILDAIEESEGGAVATSDEAILDAAIEVAQAEGIEVGATCAAAVSGAFELAERGDLGADDTVVLLNTGAGNKDVDTLRSHLGAREKAAENDSTE, translated from the coding sequence GTGCGAACCACTGACGCCTTCGTCGCCCTGCGGTGTATCGACTGCGACGAGCGCCACGACCCGAGCGAGGTCACACACCGGTGCCCCGACTGCGGCGGCATCACCGACCCAGAGTACGACCTCGACCGCGTCGACCTAACGCGCGAGGACTTGGAATCGCGCCCGTTCGACTCCCTGTGGCGCTACGAGGAACTGCTCCCGTTCCCTCGCGAGACGGCCGTCTCCATGGGCGAGGGGGCGACGCCGCTGGTCGAGTGTCCGAGCCTCGCCGAGCGGATGGGCGTCGGCGCCGTCTACATCAAAGACGAGGGCCGCAACCCGACGGGGACGTTCAAGGACCGCGGCCAGACGGGGGCGGTCACCGCCGCCGTCGAACACGGCGCCGAGTCGATCGCGCTCAACAGCGCCGGCAACGCGGGACAGGCCGCCAGCGCCTACGCCGCCCGCGCGGGGCTTGATTCGCACGTGTTCCTCCCCGACCGCGCCGGCTTCACCCAGAAGGCGATGACGGAGGTCCACGGCGGCGACCTCCGCATCGCCGAGGGTGAGATCACCGACGCCGGCGCCGAGTACGCCGACGCGATGGAGCCGGGCAACGAGGGCGACGAGGCGGGCTGGTACTCCACGAAGACGTTCGTGACGCCGTACCGCCACGACGTGAAGAAGACGATGGCCTACGAGACGATCGAACAGCTCGACTGGCAGGTACCGGACGCCGTCGTCTACCCGACCGGCGGCGGCGTCGGGCTGATCGGGATGCACAAGGCGGCGCTCGAACTCCGAGAACTCGGTTTCACCGAGACCGACGACCTCCCGGGGATGTACGCTGCGCAGGCCGAGGGCTGTGCGCCGGTCGTCCGCGCCTTCGAGGACGGCGCTGAGGCGCACGAGGCGTGGACGGACATCACCACGGCCTGCAACGGCATCGCCGTCCCGGACCCGGGGGCGTCGCCGTGGATCCTCGACGCCATCGAGGAGTCCGAGGGCGGCGCCGTCGCCACGAGCGACGAGGCGATCCTCGACGCGGCGATCGAGGTCGCACAGGCCGAGGGAATCGAGGTCGGGGCGACGTGTGCCGCCGCGGTGTCGGGGGCGTTCGAACTCGCCGAGCGCGGCGACCTCGGCGCCGACGACACGGTCGTCCTGCTCAACACCGGTGCGGGCAATAAGGACGTGGACACACTGCGGAGCCACCTCGGAGCGCGCGAAAAGGCCGCCGAGAACGACTCGACCGAGTAG
- a CDS encoding aryl-sulfate sulfotransferase produces the protein MSGRDRAAGVPDRSTALALVAVACLVVAGVAPAVGAATTGGAHAVGGSGAPTAQSDGLNPCVGTVDEQRGPETTTLVSIQGARAGDKTAALLVGFAPDGSVVGVHNDTADGRWWSYDVDPLPNGELLMATTQNRHTVIERIDPATGETTSTIDLENVKDAHDVDYLGGGEFVTVDKGDERNRVVIFDGSGEIGWQWRFDEHTDQFPREGGGPYGDDWTHVNDVDPIGDDTLLVSVRNFDQVIAIDRDTKEVKWTLGEDDNYDILNEQHNPDFIEGEDGRTTVIVADSENDRVVEYSRTEGGEWERTWSLSGGGLHEPRDADRLPNGNTLVSDRRGHRVLEVTPRGEVVWEVYTPWQPYDAERVGTDRGSDGPTMRQVGAEGDRELTGGTIFETPEIEACYDYLTGYEGSRLVPDDELWGTGGDLAETGATPGDGGDGSGADNGGDADEGTDREWTTVPDESVVETPGFGVPAALAGLVAAGALATALATRRD, from the coding sequence ATGAGCGGACGCGATCGGGCCGCCGGCGTCCCCGATCGCTCGACCGCGCTCGCGCTCGTCGCCGTCGCGTGTCTCGTCGTCGCCGGCGTCGCTCCCGCGGTCGGGGCGGCGACGACCGGCGGCGCGCACGCGGTCGGCGGATCCGGCGCTCCGACCGCGCAATCGGACGGCCTCAACCCCTGCGTGGGCACCGTCGACGAGCAGCGGGGGCCGGAGACGACGACGCTCGTGTCGATCCAGGGCGCGCGCGCCGGCGACAAGACCGCCGCGCTCTTGGTCGGCTTCGCCCCGGACGGTTCGGTCGTCGGCGTCCACAACGACACCGCCGACGGCCGCTGGTGGTCCTACGACGTGGACCCTCTCCCGAACGGCGAGCTGCTGATGGCGACGACGCAGAACCGCCACACGGTGATCGAGCGGATCGACCCGGCGACCGGCGAGACCACCTCGACGATCGACCTTGAGAACGTCAAAGACGCCCACGACGTGGACTACCTCGGCGGCGGCGAGTTCGTCACCGTCGACAAGGGTGACGAGCGCAACCGCGTGGTGATCTTCGACGGCTCCGGCGAGATCGGCTGGCAGTGGCGCTTCGACGAGCACACCGACCAGTTCCCGCGCGAGGGCGGCGGCCCATACGGCGATGACTGGACCCACGTCAACGACGTGGACCCCATCGGCGACGACACGCTGCTCGTCTCCGTGCGCAACTTCGATCAGGTGATCGCCATCGACCGCGACACGAAGGAGGTGAAGTGGACGCTCGGGGAGGACGACAACTACGACATCCTGAACGAGCAGCACAACCCCGACTTCATCGAGGGCGAAGACGGCCGGACGACCGTCATCGTCGCCGACTCCGAGAACGACCGCGTCGTCGAGTACAGCCGGACCGAGGGCGGCGAGTGGGAGCGCACGTGGTCGCTCTCTGGCGGCGGTCTCCACGAGCCGCGCGACGCCGACCGCCTCCCCAACGGCAACACGCTCGTGAGCGACCGGCGCGGCCACCGCGTGCTGGAGGTCACCCCGCGGGGCGAGGTCGTCTGGGAGGTGTACACCCCGTGGCAGCCGTACGACGCCGAGCGCGTCGGCACCGACCGCGGCTCCGACGGGCCGACGATGCGGCAGGTCGGCGCCGAGGGCGACCGGGAACTGACCGGCGGAACGATCTTCGAGACCCCGGAGATCGAGGCGTGCTACGACTACCTCACCGGCTACGAGGGGAGTCGCCTCGTCCCCGACGACGAGCTGTGGGGGACGGGCGGCGACCTGGCCGAGACAGGCGCGACGCCCGGTGACGGCGGCGATGGTTCGGGCGCGGACAACGGCGGCGACGCGGACGAGGGGACCGACCGGGAGTGGACCACCGTTCCCGACGAGTCAGTCGTCGAGACGCCCGGGTTCGGCGTGCCCGCGGCGCTCGCGGGCCTCGTCGCGGCCGGCGCGCTCGCGACCGCGCTTGCGACGCGGCGCGACTGA